The genomic stretch aagccaccccacacttatttccttcttacttcttttagctctCCTCTCATAATTAacgtgctttaagaggtaaaaggatcaagacaatgtcaattaagaacaaaagggtatagacttgtaatgcgggtgccaaacaaaagtctaaaggctcaaaagggttaactagggacaaattttatttgtgataagcaattaagctcaaaaaaagtcaaagaaagcctaacatcatttttcaaaccaagcatcacctcaaatttcgcttcaactcacataccgggcaagttctagacacaagtacaatacatggactacacaaatactcaccacacatggcatatgactcattccagatcagctcatcaagacactccattacgagcattcaattcagtacaaacatacaaattaaggcactttcagtgagattcaacaattaagactaagcgcgttacactctagggtctattgtgttccggtgtgtcaacgctatgggttcACTTTTCTATAGCTTATAACTCCTTATTTTAATCTAcctataaaaaaaatgaaaacggAAATTAAAAACTACATATGCCCGGTTCaagataaacccttggaaaagaaccacagcttaaagaaaaaccaagggggaattgctacactacctaaaaaaaataaaaatctttttgtcgttttctttagactcacttccctcaagaaaattcaTCTAAAAGATCCGTCGTAGGGAAAAGTCTAATTTTTCTACCATttttttttcacataaaaaaaattaatcttctaaaatactacacacctacgaagaaaagaaataagaagctaaaatacTAAAAAGCTAATTATCAAAAGGaattctcccaccccacacttaaaagagtgcaatgtccccaatgcacaaataaagcaaaaataacaAGGGTGAACAAGAAACTCCCTGAAAGGCCAAAGACCGAAGCACTGGCAGCTcacggggtactcagacttctcccaaggatGGTCCTTTGTGCGGTTACCTCACACTAGTTCCAACCAGCTGCCTCGCATTTGCACACTTTCAGTGGCTTTTCTTCTATGCTCATAATCCTACAACAAATGCTACAAAGGTAGAaaactaaaataaacaaaaataaataaaaataaaagaaagcagtaaagctggggtgcctcccaacaagcgccttattttacgtcgcggcacgacgtgaaccactttttgcctccaccttgaACTTATAAATTGAGCCCCCAACAAGGCATCAAGTCTGTCGCTATGCTTCTTTGGCGGGGCTACAAAGATAACCAGGCCAAGTAATAAATTTTTCACTCGACACTTCTCGGCCTTTGGATGAGGAATGTAATTTTTGCTTTTTGGCACaataaattcaagaatatagacatTTTCATCCTCACTCTTTGACTTCCCCATAGGGTCAGATGGCATGATTACTATCTTACtatctaaacacaatgtggaaaaatgattGGAATAAGGTCTAATGcgccataactcatgaattttactactatttacatCCTCATTTATACAAACACTCAATTTTTCTAAAGTAGTATTATCTACTCCCTCACATGACTCTAGAGCACTCTTCTTAACATGGATATCCTCAAGAAAAATATGATCTAATGATTGGTATTCTTGTTTTAGCTCCTCTATTTGGTCTAGAAGATTTTTTTCAGCTTCATATAACTCATCATTAAATTGTTGGGCGTTAcacgcatcaacctttgcactcaATTCTGAATCCAAGTTATGCACAACCAAGccaaaattatcacttttttGTGCAAGCTCATCTCTCTCCTTAGACCAATCTTTCATCACTGTTGTTAGTAAACAATGTCGTTTCGCAGAATCCACTAATCGAGAATATCCGTCCCAATACCAACCcttactcccatattcaaattcagatgtACAAGAGGTGAGGTCATGACTAGCCCAAAAATACGGGCCATAAACCTTACCTCTGTATATTTCATCTTCAGATGTCATCCTGAGAGAACTAGAAACAtactaagagaaaaatcaaatagttataaaaataacatatttacaaaaagaaaagaaaataaacttgTGAAGATAATCATAAAAGTCTAACCCAGAAGACTTGTTAATGTCTAATTCCCAGGCAACGGCGCccaaaacttgttgcgaccaaaacactcacgtaAGTGCAcgtgatcgacaagtaatatagtagtaagtagagtatcgttcccacgaggaattgtgatcaacttctcgactgatgaagactcaaacaattatcaattcaagctaaattatcacaaaatatataaagaaccaatttacaatttacttaataattgcacaataattcaacacaaaattactacaccaattacacaatattttgataacaattttggtaaagatattccagggtcatggacttgctagagatcatgctactattttagcttaagattgatttattgaattatccgggttattgattatagggttaataatattcataagaatctttcgagttcttatgcatctattcaagttaaattaatacctatatgtctatggtattaatattaactcaaatgcatttacaaatcctatttctcaaccaagcaaggcaattaagtatagttctatcttaattgcgaatctttcacccgatgaccaggatccagatcttgctctatttgattctatatgcaatcaagaatttcctttttcaagtttaactcaagatccgtaaataatatttcactgttagctacgcagtaaaataattagaagcagaatcaaataaacaacccataacgatatattcaagatcttcaatctaagcttcaaacaataagatcatctaacatccatgacccaagaatactagagtatttagctactcataatcatacaaaaatcaacaataaaagtcttaaacataatataaacaaacaaatagaagaaagtttagaagaactctttgaatccttgctccaagatgttgttcttcttctcctttcttagctccaagatgaagctcctcaAAAAGTTCCTCTCTCTAAAACTCTTTCTCTAAAATCTGATCTTCCTTCAATAATGGAGCTTTTGCTTTATGTATATTGAGTGAgattaagaaggaattccaattttacccctaaataacgtTTTCCCGGGTTGGTAGTGCGCGAACTATTGCGCGAACTACAGAGTTCGCGCACTACTTCGCGCAGTATTCTGCCTCTGTTCCTTATACGCGCGAACTACCGCGCGAATTTTGTAGTTCGCGCGTTTTCACCCTGTTACGTTTCGAatttggaaaaacataaaacatgaaagttgtagccctttgagttagctttccaacaaTATATTGTGAAGCCCAAATGGATTTCCGAGAAAAaggttatgtgtattttactagacagtgcgcagtatgcctgctcgattcttcgtttgctctaactatcatccgttgacccccaaacgcgatcccggcttaattcttTGAGCTTTTACACagatttcaaagctccaaatcacttgaattcattccataacatctatagagctcggaatcactcctacaaggcataaaacacacagttagtgcaagacactagcgattaaagcgcaaactcaactaaagtgcagtaaattagagtgtaataatcgactaaaatacgcaattatagcctatcatcaaacGTTCAGCCTGATCCCAAGTCCAAAGCCTTTGTTTCCCAGCATAGTGTAAGTGATCATGATATTGTTGAGAAACTGACTGACATTGACAATAAGCTGACCATCATCAAGGACTTTCTTACTGCAACTCAATCCACTGTTGGGACATCCATACGATCCCCAAGGAAACTGGGTTCGATGTTTCAAAGAAGAGGGTTAGAATTCTCAAACTTGGAGAAAATGCAGTCAAAGCGTTCAAGGAGGTGCATGATAGGATTGATGGAGTGACAGTGTCAGCCAATACCAGCTTTGAACGCCTGAAGGAGGCAATTTGCACGACTCTTACTTACTTTTTGCGTTGCTAGTTATGGAAGTTTCAAACAATCTTTTTTGCGGTTTTGCTATTTTGGACTCGATAACCAGTTGCTggatatttttctttatttttactaaACTATGAATGCGTATAATATTTGCTATAATGTCTATAATGTTTGCCTAGGATGTGAGCGCCTTCACATTGTTTGCCTTAGATACTATATATGTATATCCCCTATTTGTTGATGTCAAAAAGGGGGAGAAAGAAGTTTCCATTTTGCAGGAGTTGACTAACTATGCAGATTAGAGTtcctgttgaggcgaaatcaacTAACTATTGCAGATGCAGAATCAACTAACGTCAACACCTGTAGAGGATGAGTCGACTGAAGTATGCAACACCCATTGAGGGGGAGTCGATTACAGGGAAGTCAACtgttatttatatattatttttgtcatcatcaaaagggggGAGATTGTTAACTATTAGTTTCaatgataaaaaataatatataacaTTTGGTGTAGGATCACAGGGAATCAATTAAAAGGATTCAAGGAGCAATACAAGTCAGGGATAGATTAAGGAAATAatctatcaacaaggaaaatTATCAATGattagaaatggaaaaggaagAAGCGGGAGAGAAAAATCAATCAATGATTGACGGAAGCTATTACTAGAAGGTCTCAAATCAAGGGGAAATAAGATCGCACTGTAAATCAATGAATTCAAAATCAAGGGATCCAACGGATATGCCTCAAAGATATTCCTAGCAGATGGAAAGCTAGCCAAGACCATAAATCAAGGAAGATCAACGGAAACTTGAatttattcttggaaagaatgaATCTATGATTCCTTTCAAGGATCAACTCCCATGGGTTTGCAATCTCTCAAGATTCACGAGTCGAGAAGGCCtcatggaatatatatatatatatatatatatatatatatatatatatatatatatatatatatatatatatatatatatatgtttcggACTTGAAGAGAACAAACTTTGAACGAACTATTTTCACTCTTTTTATTCTACTCCAAACAAGCATTATAGTTCTTAAAGATCTACTATTTAATTAgtgagagaagaaagagagataaACACTAGTGAATCATTGTATCAATAAGAGAAAAGAGACATAGAAATTAAGCTATTGGTGTAAAGCTACATCAACCATCATGTACTCAAGAAACTTCGATCACTGAAAGAGAACATCCTTGCAACCCAATGAGACTGACTGAGATTCACATTGAAtctgaaccagtataaaattctGGTGTCTTTATTTCCTGTATTTTATTTCTGCACTTACTATTCTCCTACTCTTATTTCTAGTCGATTAATTGGTAAACTAGTCAACTCCTTATAATAAGTTTTTAATAGGCAATTCACCCCTCCCCTCCTCGTGTACTTTCATGCATAATGTGTGTCTTACACTTTCCTTGAGCGCATGATTGCTTTTATTTACATAGAAATGGGCCCTAAATATTGTTAATAGAATtagttcattttctttttctttccttccttcTTATCTCTCCACGCCCTGTACCTCCAGGAATGCTGCTTCCTCCTCCATTTGTTCTTAGCTTTTTCCTTtcacttttattttctttcttttccttattttttctcCAGGATCCTACCTCCATTAACGCTACCCCTCTTCCTCGCCTGCTTCTTggctatttttttatatttattaaagaATATATACCATCAAAAACTACAAAATCACATCAATTTATGTTTTAGTTGCCATGACCTTATTTCACTACTTTTATAGACTAATTTCAATATTTAATTGTAATAAGATCCACTACTTGTACAATTAAGTTTTTATCACATCATTGTTTCAATTGCCATGCCTTATTGAAGATGGTCTTGTTTGAGAGTTATGTGAAGTGGGTGTCAAAGAGGACGGTTAGTTTCGAACTTGTGGGAGAAGAAAAGTGTCGTGACCCAAAATTCCACCGGAATcttgatggcgcctaacaccacTTTTTAGGCAAGCCATCAACCAATGAATAGAAACAAACATAAATCACATTATTGATAGTCTCATCAGCGGAGTAATCATAAATAACTGAAGTCAATAGTAACAATACAACTAAAACCATCCCATAATTTGGTGTCATCGAGTACATGACctctatagaataaataaatacaagGTCTAAATCAAATACAATCCTGTCCGAAAGACTAAATAGTGTTAACATGAAAATAAGAAATGTGAATTCAAGACATGCGAACAGAACATCGGTGCTACCTCGAGGTCTCCAACTAATTCTGATCCAGCTCCCAAGAAACTACTATGATCAGCaacacctgaatctgcatacgAATTGTtgaatgtagtatgagtacaactgaccccatgtactcaataagtaattaGCCTAACCTCGGGCCAAAAGCAGTAACGAGTTTGACAAGGTGCAATGCTCCATTTCCACAGCCAACAATAGTGATAATAGTAGAATAATAGTATATGAAGAAAAATGGCTCAAATAATAACTGGCTTAGCTTAACATAAAGGAAAGAGAAAATGGGCATCCTTTTCAGATATGATAGTCCAGGCATCAATTCCTACAAAATTTAGATAGACAGGTATTTAACAAGATAAAACTTTAATATCGAGCTCTAAATATCAAGTAGTTCTTAAAATGGTAGTTAGCGTGATGAATAAAACAACTCTATGCCTTAATGCGAGTTACACATATCAAGTCAATAAAATCACAGTTTAAATATTAAGTGTACATAATCTTAGCATATTCATAGTGCTTTACACAAAGTACCCCCTTCATCATGCTCTAAACATGCTCACGATACATGGCTCAAAGCCCACGGATCctcacacacatacacacacacacacaaactctTAGCATTGTACAGGTGCCTAACACCAGTCCCTCCCCCAAGCACATGTAAATGACCCTGTGCCTGCACCCATGGTTAATACCTAACTCTGGAAGGGCGGGTCCTTGCGCAATAACTGATCGGATCAAAGTCAACAATCAATATCAATTATCCCAATATAGGGTCTGGGACTCACGTCATCTCATAATCAATACTAATCAGCCTAACATGGGGCCTATTTTTACACATCACCTCGCTATCAATATCAAACAGCTCTATAGCCAAAATCAGTCATCAATCCGCTCAAGTCTTCATATGCCAACATCTTATAGAAATATAATTTAATATACCCCACGAAATATACCAACGTGCCACAAATTAGCTCAAATATCGTGATATGGACAAGGACACCAGCAACATGTGAGATAACATATAAAAAGTGCATAGAGATAGGGATATAACACGCGACTATAATATCATGACTGAACAGTATGACTACGACTCAGGAAAGTAGCTCAATATAGCACGAATAGCCCTATCATAtctcaaacaaataaacaaatagcCTAGACATAATTTTTAGCATGAATAATAACTCACGTAGTCATACAAATGAAGAAAAACATAATATCAAAGAAGTATAATAGCAATGCAAGGCATATAATACCTTAAAATCTACCCGGATCATGAAATAACAATGGTGCACACATATTTGCTCGTCACTTGCATATACGTTACCCCCAACATATAACAAATATCAAAGTCAACGGGAAAATTACCTTCAAACAAAGCTTAGGAAATATATTTACCCGAGCTAGTTTTCAACCTCAAATCGCGTGAAAACCTCGATCTATCCCTCCAACTGCGCAAATCCAGGCCAAATATCATTCAAAAAAGTCAACAATACCATAGGAAGAGATCCCAATCCATAAAGTTTCGACCTTTGTTGCCCTAAATCGCACACGTAAGTGTACATGGTCAATCAAGTAATAAGGAGTGAGTACAGTATCGTTACCACAAGGACTTTTGATCAATTATCAACTAAATCAAGCAAATTCTAATTTATCGAGTCAAGTATAAGTTCAAagtgatttttgtttaattaattctaCTAACTAGGGCTGCAATAAAAAGaagaactaattaactagcaCACTTGAAACGAATGGTTGAATTCAATGAGAAATAATATTCCAAGCTCATAGTTAAGTAACAATCCTGTTGAATTCCTCAATCAACTCAAGTTATTAATTTATCGGGGTTATTAACCTACAAGGACTAGAATACTCATAGAAATTGACAACTTCTATTCGCCTATTTAATTTATTCTAAACCCTATATTCCTATGAGATTAGAGATAAAAAGAACGCATTAGTAATCTCTTGTACAATTGGCTAAGCATGACAAATAGATATATTTCTATCTGTATTCGCAAATCAACTCCCCATTGACTAGGTTCAAGACAATGCTCTATTAAATTCTATTATAATTAAGAATTACCtctttcaagtttaactcaagattcataTATAGTATATCACTGTTATCTAGGCAGTAAAATAATTAGGCTTAGGATATGAATAAATAACCCAATATGATAAATTAAATCATCAAACAATCTCCGAATATCAACATTCATGTAAAAGCATAATCCCAAATAAACGAGTTTAGACACACATAGTCATGGTGGCAATCTCAAGTAATTTTCAAGAAtacataaaaatcaataaaagaaaaGACAAATAGGAGCGCACGACGAATTTTGTGGTTTCCGAACTCTGTGATGGCTTTTCTCCGCTTCCTTTAGATGACATAAAAGAGACGTTTTTGACCTATATATTGCGTACAAATATCGTGGGccaaaatttttctttttcttttacgaGTCAGCTTCAAGGATTGATGTTAAGCTGGATGATTTGCGTCCGTCTCAGCTTAAATTCTCAGCATCGGATGCTAGGGTGGATACTTTGCGTTCACCCCTCTATTCCTTCAACTTTGATGCGCCCAGCTGCGGATATTAAGGTAGATGCTTTCTTGAGACTTCACTGCTAAGGGTGCTTCAAATAATATTTTATCTTATAGCTAGAGCATCGTTTCTTCATATTTTGACACTCCAAACATCCTAAATCAATACAGGGCCCAATTATTTGGTTAATGTGTTGGTATATATTATTTTCCTATTCCTTGCAACAAAGGAATTTTTATACACACTAAAAGGTTGTGCATTCTGTGAACAAGCAATTCAACCAAGTTCTCTTGAAGAGATCGATACCTTGCCCATCCAAAAGAATGTGAAGAACTAAGGCTGGAGTAGTTAGTCCTTTGCAGTCTTATGTATAACTTGAGTCCAGTCCTAGTTCATTTATATTAGGATATTGAGTTATAATTATATTTTGGCCAAATACATATACAACCTATTCAATTTTACAccattttttattttggcattttatcTCTATCTTGTTCTATTTTGGCTCTCTATTTTATATGTTTCGTTTGGCCCTCCAACTCTATTTCTTATGTTCCATTTTAACACAAAAGTTGAAATCAGTGCAAAAAAATATAGTGCGTGCGTATACACAAATCTGAGATGTAATAAATATCCAATTAAATGTTGTCACCTGGTCTTTTCATCCATGTCAAACAGATCAATACTAAAATACCTAAACCCGACCATATTTTTGTGAGTTTATTTCATCTAAACGGGCCAGGTATGAAATCGGCAGATGAAAGCTTTGGAACTTAGAGAATGAAGATGGAGCAACAGTGGATGAAAACATACGGTCGGGTTCTGGTATTTTAGTATTGATCCGTTTGATATGGATGAAAAAACCAAGTGGCAATATTTAATTGGATATTTATTATACCTCAGATTTGTGTATACACACGCGCTATATTTTTTGcactaattttaatttttgtgttAAAATGAAACACAAAAAATGAAATTGAAGAGCCAGAACATATAAAATAGAATTGAtggaccaaaataaaataaaatagaaatagagTGCCACAATAAAAAAATTGTGCCAAATAgaataggtatatatatatatttatttatttggccGCCTTATAATAATTTCGAGCGATGGGAACATACACCGAATCGAGGCTGTCTAAAGATATTTCCGTACTTTTTATTAAGGGTcacgaaaagaaaaagaaagaaattattCAGATTTAACAAGATATCTTCACAGGTGACGATTAAGTAAACAACACGTCAGAACTCATCTAGAACCAGCCTATAGCCCACAACTCCTACCTCGTAAAAGTCACAGGGGGCATTTCCGTCCACCTTCCAAATCCATCAAATCCTCTTTCCATTTTGCCCCATACGCGTCTCTATGAGGCCATTATTCCATCACCATTACCGACCTCTCTCCTCCTTAAAactcctctcttttcttctctcttACCCACCCAAACCACAAACAGATCATCTCTCTCTAATATTTTGCTTAGATAATCTATTCATCATATCTAATTCCATTTTTTCAGATAATTTATCTGTGAAAAAATATGGCTCAGAGAACAGAGAAAGAAGAGACTGAATACAAAGTAGTACATGAAAAAACCATAACACTTTGCGTTAAAAATTGTGGTGTCATCGGCAATCCAGCCACCAATAATATGTGCCAAAATTGCTCTAATTCTACGTCTGCTAGCTCCTCCAAGGTCGCATATCCTCATAAATTCGCCAACATATTAACCAGATCTACCTCGTCCGATCTAAAAAATTATGTCGATCGAGCGGTGAAAGATGATGATAAGGTAAAGGAGAGCGTTTCACCGGCGAAGAGGGAGGTGAACCGTTGCTCCGGTTGTCGGAGGAAGGTAGGATTGACCGGATTCCGTTGCCGGTGCGGTGAATTATTCTGCGGCGAACACCGTTACTCTGACCGTCATGATTGCAGCTATGATTACAGAACCGCCGGCCGAGAGGCGATCGCGAGGCAGAATCCGCTCGTCAAAGCCGCGAAGATCGTTAAACTTTGAACGGCAAAAGAGATATACTCCATATGGTATCATCGTCAAATTGTATTTCAGTTGAAGTGAAAAGGAGAAAGAGATTTGCTATCGCGAAGATCCCCGTAGCTGCTGTGTTACTGCTCTGTTCGGGATATGATGTGCTATCAAAAGAGAGTATGAAGAAGCAaagagagaaattaaaaaatgtttttaatatatatttgaAGTTAAATTTGTTGTGATGAAATACATATGAAAAATTTAAAAGTTGTAGCTTTGTAATTTATTTCATCTTTGTTTGGCTGCCAATCAAAGTAGAAACCGTATGGAAATTTAGATCAATTTCAGAGAGCGGAAAATTTAAGTGATATGTGGAAGCAAACGCGGTGATGGCTATCAAAATCAGAACTCATTCCTGGTCTTGTGAAGGGCATAACGGCGTAATTTTAATGCAAAGTATCGGGCTAATGAGTCAAATTACGTaaataagtgttaaaaaaaaGTTACCTTTTTATATTTAACGCCAAAATACATCACGTTATACCTTAACGGTAACTTTTGCCGTTAAGGTATAGCATGGTATATTTTTACGGTATATATACTGACGATTTAACTGACAGGTATAGCGTGCTGTATTTTTACGCTATATATATAGCATACAAATATAACACGTTATACCCCTGATTATGGGCCCACCAATAtgttaactgacataacaataagtcAAATGTGTATAGCGTATATTCAAAGAGCGCCATACATCAAAAATTTTAAACTCCGGCCTAGCCATTTCCAATATAAAGGGATTAGGATTTTAGGAAAATCGATTCACAAAAAATTCTAACTCCCATTCAATCTTTTCTTCTTGTTAAATTCTCAAGCATTTTTTCGTAATGTCTGAAGAGcatagaataagagtttcattatatttggGGGTGAGGTTATGATGGAGAATAACTCGTGAGGTATAGTTTATCTCCACGGGGTCATGTTAAATtaccacttacaatggagtacgataaattgatatcgttgttatgcaaaaagaTGAATGTGAGGAAACATCGAGTGATACTTAAattaaccggaagatatccgtattccgtcactccgcaaggggctgctttttactcggagttaaACATCtatgatgatgaaactttgagggaTTTTCTGAGGACTCTGGATGAATatcgggaatttcttgtaatcaaaATGTTGGATATGTACGTCAAAGTCGAAGACGTTCCCAACAATGAGATTGTCAGACAGGTTccggataacccccagtcatcgggtggttattctggagcagtttttgccggacaggttccggatgaaagagttttccttgatttaaacttatcaccaccTGCTTttcataattcacaagacgagtagtaaactttaattttcctttgtgttacgatgtacatttttgttgtatttaatttgtattaacgctcatacaTTTAACAGGGGGTACcagccggatatgaattttacaaattATGAACCCAAGCACagttttggtgtgttggatcatggtggtccatccggtagtcatcacctaaatgaaaatgtccatcatggaatttcatcacattacgacttgtaagtgaagtgatacagCTATATGGAAAGTATTTATTAATTTCAGTAGCCTATTATTTTATTGATTGtgtagtgaaaacgagcaagttgaaccacatgtactcactcaattgcccgaagacGACATATTAAATCGGGATCTAGCaaatgcacagagtgaggaagagaacagtgattacgacaacaatgctgatgaatctggagacgagacaccctttcCTCGTGAGGATGGCGATGAGGAGGATGAGAAGGAAGGACCTGATTCGACTAGAGAGTATGCTCTACCCCCTAGACGAAGTGTGTACGAGTCCcaagtgtcgtttcattcaagggagattccttacctTAATAACTTGCCAAGcatgccggatgtggaa from Nicotiana sylvestris chromosome 12, ASM39365v2, whole genome shotgun sequence encodes the following:
- the LOC104224109 gene encoding zinc finger A20 and AN1 domain-containing stress-associated protein 5-like, giving the protein MAQRTEKEETEYKVVHEKTITLCVKNCGVIGNPATNNMCQNCSNSTSASSSKVAYPHKFANILTRSTSSDLKNYVDRAVKDDDKVKESVSPAKREVNRCSGCRRKVGLTGFRCRCGELFCGEHRYSDRHDCSYDYRTAGREAIARQNPLVKAAKIVKL